A DNA window from Coffea arabica cultivar ET-39 chromosome 6c, Coffea Arabica ET-39 HiFi, whole genome shotgun sequence contains the following coding sequences:
- the LOC113691917 gene encoding uncharacterized protein: MESRRGGGQKGDKYSSPEAPRRRSFSKKPPRGSWQPTVPSWEKTFCKVVGSLDWEKLLYMKKFVYLYENVVKWDDSAGEEAFHNAKKRFLANMRGLPCDVTLPDPDLYIDEVDWDSKIDTELLSELEYRSVVPVMAENHEPVVIFGDSLLDNQGFSASGWGDCEADFKKATNSSSHNHDSPGERSVCKSKVSAKENGWEDSGNNACVPDAGSGFMGDTGWGDGWDNSWSWDNPNDKKLDCNYLKGPENGGAGDNTWDVSYGKKVNAGRFMSRYKTTRFHGNEQHGSYTWRNGNGRKERGAFVYNSSNAERWMNSCGPLSYHAAGNAGQAWNLEKPVS, from the exons ATGGAGAGTAGAAGAGGAGGAGGACAAAAGGGTGATAAGTATTCTAGTCCCGAGGCTCCAAGAAGGAGATCATTCAGCAAAAAGCCACCTAGAG GTAGTTGGCAGCCTACAGTGCCGTCATGGGAGAAAACATTCTGCAAAGTGGTTGGTTCACTGGATTGGGAAAAATTACTGTACATGAAGAAGTTTGTGTACCTTTATGAGAATGTGGTGAAGTGGGATGACTCTGCAGGTGAAGAAGCATTTCACAATGCGAAAAAACGGTTCTTGGCCAACATGCGTGGCCTTCCTTGTGATGTAACATTGCCTGATCCAGATCTTTACATCGATGAAGTTGATTGGGATTCAAAAATTGATACTGAGCTGCTATCAGAGCTTGAATATAGATCTGTGGTTCCTGTTATGGCTGAAAACCACGAACCAGTGGTAATATTTGGTGATAGTCTTCTCGACAACCAAGGTTTCTCGGCTTCTGGTTGGGGTGATTGTGAAGCGGATTTCAAAAAAGCTACCAATTCATCTTCCCATAATCATGATAGCCCAGGGGAGCGAAGTGTTTGCAAGAGCAAAGTATCCGCAAAAGAGAATGGCTGGGAAGATTCAGGGAATAATGCGTGTGTACCAGATGCTGGCAGTGGATTCATGGGAGATACTGGATGGGGAGATGGTTGGGACAATTCCTGGTCCTGGGATAATCCTAATGATAAAAAACTGGACTGTAACTATCTGAAAGGTCCTGAGAATGGTGGAGCTGGGGACAACACTTGGGATGTAAGCTATGGCAAGAAGGTTAATGCTGGTAGATTCATGTCAAGGTACAAGACTACAAGGTTCCATGGCAACGAGCAACACGGTAGTTACACATGGAGGAATGGTAATGGCCGGAAGGAGAGGGGAGCTTTTGTTTATAACAGCTCAAATGCAGAACGCTGGATGAACTCATGCGGGCCTTTGAGTTACCATGCTGCTGGCAACGCTGGACAGGCATGGAATTTGGAAAAGCCAGTTTCTTGA